A region from the uncultured Stenotrophomonas sp. genome encodes:
- the parB gene encoding putative chromosome-partitioning protein ParB (Evidence 3 : Function proposed based on presence of conserved amino acid motif, structural feature or limited homology): MSTPKKRGLGRGLDALLGPKGAVTPVSVAAVAEPQPGEVLRKLGIDLLQPGKYQPRREMDEAKLSELSESIKAQGVIQPILVRQVAGGRYEIVAGERRWRASKLAGLDEVPVVVRELEDRTVIAMALIENIQREDLNPLEEAEALQRLISEFSLTHAEAAQAVGRSRASVSNLLRLIDLPIGVRVLLESRRLEMGHARALLTLAPELATKLAQDAADEGWSVREVEHRAQQFAAGKVPGARNVRPKPAAPQADIASLETELSESLGTKVAINHGRGGKGRLVIHYTDLDTLDGVLEKLRTRPPQG; this comes from the coding sequence ATGAGCACCCCGAAGAAGCGCGGCCTGGGCCGCGGCCTGGACGCGCTGCTGGGTCCGAAGGGTGCGGTGACGCCGGTGTCGGTGGCCGCCGTGGCCGAGCCGCAGCCGGGCGAGGTGCTGCGCAAGCTGGGCATCGACCTGTTGCAGCCGGGCAAGTACCAGCCGCGCCGGGAGATGGACGAGGCCAAGCTGTCCGAGCTGTCCGAGTCGATCAAGGCGCAGGGCGTGATCCAGCCGATCCTGGTGCGCCAGGTTGCCGGCGGCCGGTACGAGATCGTCGCCGGCGAGCGCCGCTGGCGCGCGTCGAAGCTGGCCGGGCTGGATGAAGTGCCGGTGGTGGTGCGCGAGCTGGAGGACCGCACCGTCATCGCGATGGCGCTGATCGAGAACATCCAGCGTGAGGACCTGAATCCGCTGGAAGAGGCCGAGGCGCTGCAACGGCTGATCTCCGAATTCTCGCTGACCCACGCCGAGGCCGCGCAGGCGGTGGGCCGCTCGCGCGCGTCGGTGTCCAACCTGCTGCGCCTGATCGACCTGCCCATCGGCGTGCGCGTGCTGCTGGAAAGCCGCCGGCTGGAGATGGGCCATGCCCGCGCATTGCTGACGCTGGCGCCGGAACTGGCAACCAAATTGGCGCAGGACGCCGCCGACGAGGGCTGGTCGGTGCGCGAGGTCGAGCACCGCGCCCAGCAGTTCGCCGCCGGCAAGGTGCCGGGCGCGCGCAACGTCAGGCCGAAGCCGGCCGCGCCGCAGGCCGACATCGCCTCGCTGGAAACCGAGCTGTCCGAATCGCTCGGCACCAAGGTGGCGATCAACCACGGCCGCGGCGGCAAGGGCCGGCTGGTGATCCACTACACCGATCTGGACACGCTCGACGGCGTGCTGGAAAAGCTGCGCACCCGCCCCCCGCAGGGCTGA
- the DPM gene encoding Dolichol-phosphate mannosyltransferase — protein MDSEMDQPALSVVVPVFNERDNVAPLVNEIAAALRGQVDFEIVCVDDDSGDDTLQVLQSLKAATPELRVLHHASRSGQSTAVRSGVKAARAPWIATLDGDGQNDPADIPKLLAARDAAAPQVKLFAGWRVNRRDSGSKRWASRWANAIRARMLRDDTPDTGCGIKLFEREAFLDLPYFDHMHRYLPALMQRAGWKTASVPVNHRHRTAGVSKYTNLGRALVGIRDLRGVAWLIARSRRTAAEEL, from the coding sequence ATGGATTCCGAGATGGACCAGCCCGCACTCTCGGTGGTAGTCCCTGTCTTCAACGAGCGCGACAACGTTGCGCCATTGGTCAACGAAATTGCCGCGGCACTGCGCGGGCAGGTGGATTTTGAAATCGTCTGCGTCGATGACGACTCCGGGGACGACACCCTGCAGGTGCTGCAATCGCTGAAAGCCGCCACCCCGGAGCTGCGGGTGCTGCACCACGCCAGCCGGAGCGGGCAGAGCACCGCCGTGCGCAGCGGGGTGAAGGCGGCGCGCGCGCCGTGGATCGCCACCCTCGACGGCGACGGCCAGAACGACCCGGCCGACATCCCCAAGCTGCTGGCCGCGCGCGACGCCGCCGCACCGCAGGTCAAGCTGTTCGCCGGCTGGCGCGTCAACCGCCGGGATTCCGGTTCCAAGCGCTGGGCCAGCCGGTGGGCCAACGCCATCCGCGCGCGCATGCTGCGCGATGACACGCCCGACACCGGCTGCGGCATCAAGCTGTTCGAGCGCGAGGCCTTCCTCGACCTGCCGTACTTCGACCACATGCACCGCTACCTGCCGGCGCTGATGCAGCGCGCCGGCTGGAAGACCGCCAGCGTGCCGGTCAACCACCGCCACCGCACCGCCGGCGTGTCCAAGTACACCAACCTCGGCCGTGCCCTGGTCGGTATCCGCGACCTGCGCGGTGTGGCCTGGCTGATCGCGCGCAGCAGGCGCACGGCGGCCGAGGAGTTGTGA
- a CDS encoding conserved hypothetical protein (Evidence 4 : Homologs of previously reported genes of unknown function), with amino-acid sequence MFLPSFRGIRKAMNPTKVDRNHLLRLTDLPNVGPACEKDLRMIGIRVPAHLRGRDPYDMYAQLCLKTGVVHDPCVIDVFLSIVRFMEGGDPQPWWAFSRERKEVLAKDPLTL; translated from the coding sequence ATGTTCCTTCCATCGTTCCGAGGTATCCGCAAGGCAATGAATCCCACCAAGGTCGACCGCAATCACCTGTTGCGTCTGACCGACCTGCCGAATGTCGGGCCGGCCTGCGAAAAGGATCTCCGCATGATCGGGATCCGTGTCCCCGCGCACCTGCGCGGGCGGGATCCCTACGACATGTATGCGCAGCTGTGCCTGAAGACCGGCGTGGTGCATGACCCCTGCGTGATCGACGTGTTCCTGTCCATCGTCCGCTTCATGGAAGGTGGCGACCCGCAGCCCTGGTGGGCCTTCAGCCGGGAGCGCAAGGAAGTCCTGGCCAAGGATCCGTTGACGTTGTAA
- a CDS encoding conserved exported hypothetical protein (Evidence 4 : Homologs of previously reported genes of unknown function), which produces MTRKPLTAALVLGMGLSATAAANEGMWMPTQLPELAKTLKAAGFAGDPSVLADVTAPPLSAVVRVGGGTGAFVSGDGLLLTNHHVAYGVIQYNAGKGHDYINEGFIASGRSDERPANPDYRVLVTVGFDKVTDEVLREARGKNGRAYYDAVENARKRIVADCEAEGGVRCSVANMYYGSDFYRVRQLELTDIRLVYAPPRAIGNYGDEIDNFMWPRHTGDFTLLRAYVGKDGKPAPYSKDNVPYQPPAHLKMSLDGPKEGDYAMLAGYPGTTYRLRTAAEFANQIDAVLPRRVEVFQQLIDVVEAAGKDDAEARTRYASQLQSLKNNRKRAAGELEGLLRSDAKAQRAADEQAMLAATDAKYRADIDALFASLDAERAAGESELLVGLMSSQTQLLRSALLLERLRVESAKPDAERESGYQQRDQALIEGVLRQVQRRYDPAVEKAILTALLTRYQQLPDDQRDAHYDNLFGRTPAQLVKALDELYATTKLGDEAQRLSRFEAARKGAFIDNDPLVSVAAALVMAQLSAERESKERAGEQLRLRPSYMQALFAWRAQQGRAVYPDANRTLRISYGKVEALHPRDAVHYSPVTTVAGIVEKNTGAVPFDAPKPLLDAIAKGDFGSTADPALKTQTVNFLTNLDTTGGNSGSPVLNARGELIGLNFDSNWESVSASWWFDPRYKRAVHVDMRYLRWLLAKVYPAPALLAEMGLPQE; this is translated from the coding sequence ATGACGCGCAAACCACTGACCGCCGCGCTGGTGCTGGGCATGGGTCTTTCCGCCACCGCCGCCGCCAACGAGGGCATGTGGATGCCCACGCAATTGCCGGAACTGGCAAAAACGCTGAAGGCCGCCGGCTTCGCGGGCGACCCGTCGGTGCTGGCCGACGTCACCGCGCCGCCGCTGAGCGCGGTGGTGCGTGTCGGCGGCGGCACCGGCGCGTTCGTCTCCGGCGACGGCCTGCTGCTGACCAATCACCACGTCGCCTATGGCGTCATCCAGTACAACGCCGGCAAGGGGCACGACTACATCAACGAGGGTTTCATCGCCAGCGGCCGCAGTGACGAGCGCCCGGCCAACCCGGACTACCGGGTGCTGGTGACGGTGGGCTTCGACAAGGTCACCGACGAAGTGCTCCGCGAGGCACGTGGAAAGAACGGTCGTGCCTATTACGACGCGGTGGAGAACGCGCGCAAGCGCATCGTCGCCGACTGCGAGGCCGAGGGCGGTGTGCGCTGCTCGGTGGCCAACATGTACTACGGCAGCGACTTCTATCGCGTCCGCCAGCTGGAACTGACCGACATCCGCCTCGTCTACGCGCCGCCGCGCGCCATCGGCAACTATGGCGACGAGATCGACAACTTCATGTGGCCGCGCCACACCGGCGACTTCACCCTGCTGCGCGCCTACGTCGGCAAGGACGGCAAGCCGGCGCCGTACAGCAAGGACAACGTGCCGTACCAGCCGCCGGCACACCTGAAGATGTCGCTGGACGGCCCGAAGGAAGGCGACTACGCCATGCTCGCCGGCTATCCCGGCACCACCTACCGGCTGCGCACCGCCGCCGAGTTCGCCAACCAGATCGACGCGGTGCTGCCGCGCCGTGTGGAGGTGTTCCAGCAGCTGATCGACGTCGTCGAAGCCGCCGGCAAGGACGATGCCGAGGCCCGCACCCGCTATGCCTCGCAACTGCAATCGCTGAAAAACAACCGCAAGCGTGCCGCCGGTGAACTGGAAGGGCTGCTGCGCAGCGACGCCAAGGCGCAGCGCGCTGCTGACGAGCAGGCGATGCTGGCCGCCACCGACGCGAAATACCGCGCCGACATCGACGCCCTGTTCGCCTCGCTGGACGCCGAGCGCGCGGCCGGCGAGAGCGAACTGCTGGTAGGGCTGATGTCCAGCCAGACCCAGCTGTTGCGCTCGGCGCTGCTGCTGGAGCGGCTGCGCGTGGAATCGGCCAAGCCTGACGCCGAGCGCGAGAGCGGCTACCAGCAGCGTGACCAGGCGCTGATCGAGGGCGTGCTCCGGCAGGTACAGCGCCGCTACGACCCGGCGGTGGAAAAGGCCATCCTCACCGCGCTGCTCACCCGCTACCAGCAACTGCCCGACGACCAGCGCGACGCCCACTACGACAACCTGTTCGGCCGCACCCCGGCGCAGCTGGTCAAGGCGCTGGACGAGCTGTACGCGACCACGAAGCTGGGCGACGAGGCGCAGCGCCTGTCGCGCTTCGAGGCCGCACGCAAGGGTGCGTTCATCGACAACGATCCGCTGGTATCAGTGGCCGCCGCGCTGGTGATGGCGCAGCTGAGCGCCGAGCGCGAGAGCAAGGAGCGTGCAGGCGAGCAGCTGCGGTTGCGCCCGTCCTACATGCAGGCGCTGTTCGCATGGCGGGCGCAGCAGGGCCGTGCGGTCTACCCGGACGCCAACCGCACCCTGCGCATCAGCTACGGCAAGGTGGAAGCACTGCACCCGCGCGATGCGGTGCACTATTCGCCGGTGACCACCGTGGCCGGCATCGTCGAGAAGAATACCGGCGCCGTGCCGTTCGATGCGCCCAAACCGCTGCTCGACGCCATCGCCAAGGGCGATTTCGGCAGCACCGCCGATCCGGCGCTGAAGACGCAGACGGTCAACTTCCTGACCAACCTGGACACCACCGGCGGCAACTCCGGCTCGCCGGTGCTCAATGCCAGGGGCGAACTGATCGGCCTGAATTTCGATTCCAACTGGGAGTCGGTGAGCGCCAGCTGGTGGTTCGACCCGCGCTACAAGCGCGCCGTGCACGTGGACATGCGCTACCTGCGCTGGCTGCTGGCCAAGGTCTACCCGGCCCCGGCGCTGCTGGCGGAAATGGGCCTGCCGCAGGAGTGA
- a CDS encoding Uncharacterized 37.6 kDa protein in cld 5'region, whose amino-acid sequence MSLLVTGAAGFIGAYTCQALTARGERVVGLDNYNDYYDPRLKRDRVAALCPQVDIRTLDLSDRDGLAALFDEVRPTRVIHLAAQAGVRYSLQNPHAYVESNLVGFVNVLELCRHRSVRHLVYASSSSVYGDSATPPFSEDQRVDQPRSLYAATKAANELMAHAYAQLYGLRATGLRFFTVYGPWGRPDMAPLLFARAVLAGRPIEVFNEGRMQRDFTHVSDIVAGILGALDSPSAEVVPHRVFNLGNHTPVELERFIELIAQAAGRPAHKVYKPMQPGDMVRTMADTHRARAAFGFDPATPIELGLPPVVAWCRDYFGAAA is encoded by the coding sequence ATGAGCCTCCTCGTCACCGGCGCTGCCGGCTTCATCGGTGCCTACACCTGCCAGGCCCTGACCGCACGCGGTGAACGGGTGGTCGGGCTGGACAATTACAACGACTACTACGACCCGCGGCTCAAGCGCGACCGCGTCGCCGCGCTGTGCCCGCAGGTGGACATCCGCACGCTCGACCTCAGCGACCGCGACGGCCTGGCCGCGCTGTTCGATGAGGTCCGGCCTACCCGGGTAATCCATCTGGCCGCGCAGGCCGGCGTGCGCTACTCGCTGCAGAACCCGCATGCCTACGTCGAAAGCAACCTGGTCGGCTTCGTCAACGTGCTGGAGCTGTGCCGTCACCGCAGCGTGCGGCACCTGGTCTATGCGTCGAGCAGCTCGGTCTACGGCGACTCGGCCACGCCGCCGTTCTCCGAGGACCAGCGCGTGGACCAGCCGCGCTCGCTGTACGCGGCCACCAAGGCTGCCAACGAACTGATGGCCCATGCCTATGCGCAGTTGTACGGCCTGCGCGCCACCGGCCTGCGCTTCTTCACCGTGTACGGCCCGTGGGGCCGGCCGGACATGGCACCGCTGCTGTTCGCGCGCGCGGTGCTGGCGGGGCGACCGATCGAGGTGTTCAACGAAGGCCGCATGCAGCGCGATTTCACACATGTTTCCGACATCGTGGCCGGTATTCTCGGCGCACTCGATTCTCCCTCGGCGGAGGTGGTGCCGCACCGCGTGTTCAACCTTGGCAACCACACCCCGGTGGAGTTGGAGCGCTTCATCGAACTGATCGCGCAAGCCGCCGGTCGGCCGGCGCACAAGGTCTACAAACCGATGCAGCCTGGCGACATGGTGCGCACGATGGCCGACACCCACCGCGCGCGCGCCGCCTTCGGCTTCGACCCGGCCACGCCGATCGAGCTCGGGCTGCCGCCGGTAGTGGCATGGTGCCGCGACTATTTCGGTGCGGCGGCCTGA
- a CDS encoding Multi-sensor hybrid histidine kinase produces the protein MISSWALLLVSLAYAALLFGVAWWGDRRPMYPDRPWLRPVVYSLALAVYCSSWTFYGAVGTAVRYGIGYLPIYLGPLLMLMFGWRIIERLALVARNENVVSIADFISSRFGRSRRLAALVALIALVGVVPYLALQYKAVAMSLQVLTGNAAGSSAFADPALYVALLMALFAILFGARQVDATEHHHGMMLAIALESMIKLLALVAVGVFAWVWLNDRGESVVASARTLFEGMPPEGFAAQTLLSFLALVCLPRQFHVAVVECGQVGDVRRARWLFGGYLVLITLMIVPIAVAGSALLGDGQVANDELLLALPMRGDNTTLALVAYVGGFSAATGMVIVSSIALATMISNDLVMPLLLRRSGDHRAAANVASRVLWIRRLAILLLALVAYGYYRGSNNDTMLAAYGLMAFAAVAQFAPGLIGGLYWRGASRRGVESGMVVGFCVWGYTLLLPALAQGGWMDVALVERGPFGLGWLRPQQLFGLSGWDSLTHGTFWSLLLNGATMLLVSMRRRPGVAERLRAAPFLDPYAQRPAVASDWPAHVKVRDLLTLAKRVVGDHRARRAFTEQARTLQRELQPAAAADRAWVQFTERLLAASIGAASARLLLTSLLRGSGMDLGEVVAVLDEAGQELRFNREILSTTLENISAGVSVVDPDMRLTAWNRRYQQMFGYPDGMLYVGRPVADLIRYNAERGELGEGDTEVQIARRIGHMRAGTPHVFERTGADGKVIELRGQALPGGGYVTSYNDITDFKRAEQALLEANETLEQRVAERSQVAEAAQQSKTRFLAAISHDVLQPLNAARLFASALRDSLRDDDEQRHLAERVDASLRAAEELLDGLLDVSRLDAGRLHPTIADFDAAVLVRELAAQYTPIAAGRGLRLHVHAQTAWVRSDRRLLRRVLQNFMANALRYTRSGRIVLALRVRGERVELQVWDTGPGIPEHHMQQIFDEFHRYQQPFDWGEQGLGLGLSICQRISRLLGHALDARSQAGRGSMFSITLPRVAAPALAATAPRTSPGFGSDEALAGLRVLCVDNDQEILDGMRALLGRWKVQVIAASTVDMALEKLAEQPDVVLVDYHLHDRMDGLATLLALNKAAGRSLPGALLTADGRDELKRLARQRGYRVLTKPVKPASLRAFLTALHWKQE, from the coding sequence TTGATTTCCAGCTGGGCCCTGCTGCTGGTTTCGCTTGCCTACGCCGCGCTGCTGTTCGGCGTGGCGTGGTGGGGCGACCGCCGGCCGATGTACCCGGACCGGCCGTGGCTGCGGCCGGTGGTCTACAGCCTGGCGCTGGCGGTGTACTGCTCGTCGTGGACGTTCTACGGCGCGGTCGGCACCGCGGTGCGCTACGGCATCGGTTACCTGCCGATCTACCTGGGGCCGTTGCTGATGCTGATGTTCGGCTGGCGCATCATCGAGCGGCTGGCGCTGGTGGCGCGCAACGAGAACGTCGTTTCCATCGCCGATTTCATTTCCTCGCGCTTCGGCCGTTCGCGGCGGCTGGCCGCGCTGGTGGCGCTGATCGCGCTGGTCGGGGTGGTGCCGTACCTGGCGCTGCAGTACAAGGCGGTGGCGATGAGCCTGCAGGTGCTCACCGGCAACGCCGCCGGCAGCAGCGCCTTCGCCGACCCGGCACTGTACGTGGCGCTGCTGATGGCGCTGTTCGCCATCCTGTTCGGCGCGCGCCAGGTGGATGCCACCGAGCACCACCACGGCATGATGCTGGCCATCGCGCTGGAGTCGATGATCAAGCTGCTGGCGCTGGTGGCGGTGGGCGTGTTCGCCTGGGTATGGCTGAACGACCGCGGTGAATCGGTGGTGGCCTCGGCGCGTACCCTGTTCGAGGGCATGCCGCCGGAAGGTTTCGCTGCGCAGACGCTGCTCAGCTTCCTCGCTCTGGTCTGCCTGCCGCGCCAGTTCCATGTGGCGGTGGTGGAGTGCGGGCAGGTCGGCGACGTGCGCCGCGCGCGCTGGCTGTTCGGCGGCTACCTGGTGCTGATCACGCTGATGATCGTGCCGATCGCGGTGGCCGGCAGCGCGCTGCTCGGCGACGGGCAGGTCGCCAACGACGAGCTGTTGCTGGCGCTGCCGATGCGCGGGGACAACACCACGCTGGCGCTGGTGGCTTACGTTGGCGGTTTCTCCGCCGCCACCGGCATGGTCATCGTCTCCTCGATCGCGCTGGCGACGATGATCAGCAACGACCTGGTGATGCCGTTGCTGCTGCGCCGCAGCGGCGACCACCGCGCGGCGGCCAACGTCGCCTCGCGGGTGCTGTGGATACGGCGCCTGGCGATCCTGCTGCTGGCGCTGGTTGCCTACGGCTATTACCGCGGCAGCAACAACGACACCATGCTGGCCGCCTACGGGCTGATGGCATTCGCGGCGGTGGCGCAGTTCGCGCCGGGGCTGATCGGCGGGCTGTACTGGCGCGGCGCCAGCCGCCGCGGTGTGGAAAGCGGCATGGTGGTCGGCTTCTGCGTGTGGGGTTACACGCTGCTGCTGCCGGCACTGGCGCAGGGCGGCTGGATGGACGTGGCGCTGGTCGAGCGCGGCCCGTTCGGCCTCGGCTGGCTGCGCCCGCAGCAGCTTTTCGGCCTGAGCGGCTGGGATTCGCTGACCCACGGCACGTTCTGGTCGCTGCTGCTCAACGGCGCGACGATGCTGCTGGTGTCGATGCGCCGCCGGCCCGGCGTGGCCGAGCGCCTGCGCGCCGCGCCGTTCCTGGACCCTTACGCGCAGCGCCCGGCGGTGGCCAGCGACTGGCCGGCCCACGTCAAGGTCCGCGACCTGCTGACCCTGGCCAAGCGCGTGGTCGGCGACCACCGTGCGCGGCGCGCGTTCACCGAGCAGGCGCGGACGCTGCAGCGCGAGCTGCAGCCGGCCGCCGCCGCCGACCGCGCCTGGGTGCAGTTCACCGAGCGCCTGCTGGCCGCCTCGATCGGCGCCGCCTCGGCGCGGCTGCTGCTGACCAGCCTGCTGCGCGGCTCGGGCATGGACCTGGGCGAAGTGGTGGCGGTGCTCGACGAAGCCGGGCAGGAACTGCGCTTCAACCGCGAGATCCTGTCCACCACGCTGGAGAACATCAGCGCCGGGGTCAGCGTGGTCGACCCGGACATGCGCCTGACCGCCTGGAACCGCCGCTACCAGCAGATGTTCGGCTACCCCGACGGCATGCTCTACGTTGGCCGCCCGGTCGCCGACCTGATCCGCTACAACGCCGAGCGCGGCGAACTGGGCGAAGGCGACACCGAGGTGCAGATCGCCCGCCGCATCGGCCACATGCGCGCCGGCACGCCGCACGTGTTCGAGCGCACCGGCGCCGACGGCAAGGTCATCGAGCTGCGCGGGCAGGCGCTGCCCGGCGGCGGCTACGTCACCAGCTACAACGACATCACCGATTTCAAGCGCGCCGAGCAGGCGCTGCTGGAGGCCAACGAAACGCTGGAACAGCGCGTGGCCGAGCGCTCGCAGGTGGCCGAGGCCGCGCAGCAGTCCAAGACCCGCTTCCTCGCCGCCATCAGCCACGACGTGCTGCAACCGCTGAACGCGGCGCGGCTGTTCGCCTCGGCGCTGCGCGACAGCCTGCGCGACGACGACGAACAGCGCCACCTGGCCGAACGCGTGGATGCCTCGCTGCGCGCGGCCGAGGAACTGCTCGACGGCCTGCTCGACGTGTCGCGGCTGGACGCCGGCCGCCTGCACCCGACCATCGCCGATTTCGATGCCGCGGTACTGGTGCGCGAGCTGGCCGCGCAATACACGCCGATAGCGGCCGGACGCGGCCTGCGCCTGCACGTGCACGCGCAGACCGCGTGGGTGCGCAGCGACCGCCGCCTGCTGCGCCGGGTGCTGCAGAACTTCATGGCCAACGCGCTGCGCTACACCCGCAGCGGCCGCATCGTGCTGGCGCTGCGGGTGCGCGGCGAGCGGGTGGAATTGCAGGTATGGGACACCGGCCCCGGCATTCCCGAACATCACATGCAACAGATATTCGACGAGTTCCACCGCTACCAGCAGCCGTTCGACTGGGGCGAGCAGGGCCTGGGGCTGGGCCTGTCGATCTGCCAGCGCATCTCACGGCTGCTCGGCCACGCGCTGGACGCACGCAGCCAGGCCGGCCGTGGCAGCATGTTCTCCATCACCCTGCCGCGGGTGGCTGCGCCGGCCCTGGCCGCCACCGCGCCGCGCACCTCGCCCGGCTTCGGCAGCGACGAGGCCCTGGCCGGCCTGCGCGTGCTGTGCGTGGACAACGACCAGGAAATCCTCGACGGCATGCGCGCGCTGCTGGGGCGCTGGAAGGTGCAGGTGATCGCCGCCAGCACCGTGGACATGGCGCTGGAAAAGCTGGCCGAGCAACCGGACGTGGTGCTGGTGGACTACCACCTGCACGACCGCATGGACGGCCTCGCCACGCTGCTCGCGCTGAACAAGGCCGCCGGCCGGTCGCTGCCGGGCGCGCTGCTCACCGCCGATGGCCGCGACGAACTGAAGCGGCTGGCCCGCCAGCGCGGCTACCGGGTGCTGACCAAGCCGGTGAAGCCGGCCTCGCTGCGCGCCTTCCTCACCGCCCTGCACTGGAAGCAGGAATGA
- the rsmG gene encoding Ribosomal RNA small subunit methyltransferase G — MNDTSLPPGVADDLQRGLHAMGLDAALAPPLLAYLSLLVRWNRTYNLTAIRDPHEMVTRHLLDSLAMAAHVESGTLADLGTGPGLPGIPLAIAHPRLQVTLVESNGKKARFLREAVRQLGLGNARVAESRAEALDEPGAFDALTARAMDTLAGIIDVGGHLLCPGGQLLAMKGVYPHEEIAALPAGWQVVEVRPLQVPGLTGERHLVVCSRT, encoded by the coding sequence ATGAACGACACCTCCCTCCCGCCCGGCGTGGCCGACGACCTGCAACGCGGCCTGCATGCGATGGGCCTGGACGCCGCGCTGGCGCCGCCGTTGCTGGCCTACCTGTCGCTGCTGGTGCGCTGGAACCGCACCTACAACCTCACCGCCATCCGCGACCCGCACGAGATGGTCACCCGCCACCTGCTCGACTCGCTGGCGATGGCGGCGCATGTCGAATCCGGCACCCTGGCCGACCTCGGCACCGGCCCCGGCCTGCCCGGCATCCCGCTGGCCATCGCCCACCCGCGGTTGCAGGTGACGCTGGTGGAGAGCAACGGCAAGAAGGCGCGCTTCCTGCGCGAGGCAGTGCGCCAGCTCGGGCTCGGCAATGCCCGCGTGGCCGAATCGCGTGCCGAGGCGCTGGACGAGCCCGGCGCCTTCGACGCCCTCACCGCGCGGGCGATGGACACGCTGGCCGGCATCATCGACGTCGGCGGCCACCTGCTGTGCCCCGGCGGCCAGTTGCTGGCGATGAAGGGTGTGTACCCGCACGAGGAAATCGCCGCGTTGCCGGCCGGCTGGCAGGTGGTCGAGGTGCGGCCACTGCAGGTGCCCGGCCTGACCGGCGAGCGCCATCTGGTGGTGTGCAGCCGCACGTAG
- a CDS encoding conserved hypothetical protein (Evidence 4 : Homologs of previously reported genes of unknown function) yields MARIIAIANQKGGVGKTTTAVNLAAALATAPKRVLLVDLDAQGNATMGSGVDKREVAASTCDLLLGESSAIDIRIKAPEGYDLLPGNIDLTAAEIQLMEQDGREQRLKRALAPIRDEYDFILIDCPPALSLLTLNALAAADSVIVPMQCEYYALEGLSALVETIEALQVNLNPALEIEGVLRTMFDIRNNLANAVSAQLTEYFGDRVFRTIVPRNVRLAEAPSHGQSIVGYDRSSRGGVAYLGLAGELIRRTEERNKAVRAVEAV; encoded by the coding sequence ATGGCTCGCATCATCGCCATCGCCAACCAGAAAGGCGGCGTCGGCAAGACCACCACGGCCGTGAACCTGGCCGCCGCACTGGCTACCGCGCCCAAGCGCGTGCTGCTGGTCGACCTGGACGCGCAGGGCAACGCCACGATGGGCAGCGGTGTGGACAAGCGCGAAGTCGCCGCCTCCACCTGCGACCTGTTGCTGGGCGAAAGCAGCGCCATCGACATCCGGATCAAGGCACCGGAAGGCTATGACCTGCTGCCCGGCAACATCGACCTGACCGCCGCCGAGATCCAGCTGATGGAGCAGGACGGCCGCGAGCAGCGCCTGAAGCGCGCGCTGGCGCCGATCCGCGACGAATACGACTTCATCCTGATCGACTGCCCGCCGGCGCTGTCGCTGCTCACCCTCAACGCGCTGGCCGCCGCCGATTCGGTGATCGTGCCGATGCAGTGCGAGTACTACGCGCTGGAAGGCCTGAGCGCGCTGGTGGAAACCATCGAGGCGCTGCAGGTCAACCTGAACCCGGCGCTGGAAATCGAAGGTGTGCTGCGCACCATGTTCGACATCCGCAACAACCTGGCCAACGCCGTGTCGGCGCAGTTGACCGAATACTTCGGCGACCGCGTGTTCCGCACCATCGTGCCGCGCAACGTGCGCCTGGCCGAGGCGCCCAGCCACGGCCAGAGCATCGTCGGCTACGACCGCAGCTCGCGTGGCGGCGTGGCCTACCTCGGCCTGGCCGGTGAATTGATCCGCCGTACCGAAGAACGCAACAAGGCCGTCAGGGCCGTGGAGGCCGTCTGA